From one Salmo salar chromosome ssa09, Ssal_v3.1, whole genome shotgun sequence genomic stretch:
- the LOC106612954 gene encoding serine/threonine-protein kinase ULK2 isoform X2, which yields METVGDFEYSRKDLVGHGAFAVVFKGRHRKKTDWEVAVKSITKKNLSKSQILLGKEIKILKELQHENIVALYDVQETPNSVFLVMEYCNGGDLADYLQAKGTLREDTLRVFLQQIAAAMRILNSKGIIHRDLKPQNILLSYTSRKRSSINGIRIKIADFGFARYLQSNMMAATLCGSPMYMAPEVIMSQNYDAKADMWSIGTVVYQCLVGKPPFQANSPQDLRMFYEKNKSLLPIIPRETSPPLGNLLLGLLQRNQKDRMDFDAFFSHPFLDPVSAIKKSCPVPVPNCPSAVTDITCGSSPSVRYNSPASLPDMQTLPEDCLSSPPLGPPNYLQLSKESGGSTSSKNSSSDTDDFVLVPHLSTESYDQPMGAVGRRASAEWCGGQPQTTGQTPMVSPRAETTPIPVPTQVRNYQRIKQNLSNSPTTTLYSSPRSGTVRRSNTSPMGFPKVGSGSASSADCSPQMTGRRLSVGSSRPYSPSPLVGTIPEQLGHCCCGHTKGHESRSRSSSGGSPVPSSQLLGARLQSAPTLTEVYQTRQKLHKQLSDPIQPSTSNYPPSHSPHLGRPGNLGTSPTKHLGTSPRSSDWLTKSPLPTIIGSPTKPISAPFKIPKTQASCNLMALADSPTPTKTLADARDICAHHCTPYPSGRQSAPEASRTNFGRSVSTGRLSEQPIRITLGGQPYQGSTDSLNTERPMDTVGSNSSAGSLCSTSGRVYVGSPPGMAIGTPPQGGAEAGPSSLRYVPYGTSPPSLDGFITFEAPELPEETLMEREHTDTLMHLRMMLSFTDCVLDIAAVRAGGADLGISAASLYPPQESVVVDQISQLSKEWGQVEQLVLYMKAAQLLASSLHLAKAQIKSAKLNPSSAVKQVVKSLNERYKSCISLCRRLTDKLNHFFSDKQRFVDEINSVTAEKLIYNHAVETVQSAALDEMFQQTEDIAYRYNKAAMLLDGLSKILQDPADIENVAKYKASVDRRISALCYCTVTLYE from the exons CCAAGGGGACACTGAGAGAAGACACTCTGAGGGTGTTCCTCCAGCAGATAGCAGCAGCAATGAGGATCCTCAATAGTAAAGGCATCATCCACCGAGACCTGAAACCACAGAACATCCTGCTGTCATACACGAGCCGCAAGAGATCCAGCATCAACGGCATCCGCATCAAAATAG CTGACTTTGGCTTCGCACGATATCTCCAGAGCAACATGATGGCTGCCACACTGTGTGGTTCCCCCATGTACATG GCCCCGGAAGTGATCATGTCTCAGAACTATGACGCCAAGGCAGACATGTGGAGCATTGGGACGGTTGTCTACCAGTGTCTCGTAGGGAAGCCACCTTTCCag gccaACAGTCCCCAGGACCTGAGGATGTTCTATGAGAAGAACAAGTCGCTGCTGCCCAT CATCCCGAGGGAGACGTCTCCTCCCCTTGGCAACCTGTTGCTAGGCCTGCTGCAGAGGAACCAGAAGGACAGGATGGACTTCG ATGCATTTTTCAGCCATCCTTTCTTAGATCCAGTATCTGCCATCAAAAAAT CATGTCCTGTTCCAGTACCCAACTGCCCTAGCGCTGTGACCGACATCACCTGTGGCAGCTCGCCCTCTGTTCGCTACAACTCCCCTGCC TCTCTCCCAGACATGCAGACGTTACCTGAGGACTGTCTGTCATCGCCCCCCCTGGGCCCTCCAAACTACCTGCAGCTGTCTAAGGAGTCTGGAGGAAGCACCAGCAGCAAGAACTCTTCCAGCGACACGGATGACTTCGTCCTGGTGCCACACCTCTCCACAGAGTCGT ATGACCAGCCAATGGGAGCAGTGGGGCGTCGGGCGTCCGCAGAGTGGTGTGGAGG GCAGCCGCAGACCACCGGACAGACCCCCATGGTGTCCCCTCGGGCAGAGACCACCCCCATCCCTGTGCCCACCCAGGTGCGGAACTACCAGCGCATCAAGCAGAACCTCTCCAACAGCCCCACCACCACGCTTTACAGCTCCCCCAG GTCTGGTACAGTGAGGCGGTCCAACACCAGTCCCATGGGTTTCCCTAAGGTTGGCTCTGGGTCCGCCAGCTCTGCAGACTGCAGCCCTCAGATGACAGGCAGACGTCTCTCCGTAGGCAGCTCCCGCCCATACTCCCCCTCACCTCTGG TGGGCACAATCCCAGAGCAGCTGGGTCACTGTTGCTGTGGACACACTAAGGGCCATGAGTCCCGCAGCCGCAGCTCCTCAGGAG GTTCTCCAGTGCCGTCGTCCCAGTTACTGGGGGCTCGCCTTCAGAGTGCCCCCACCCTTACCGAGGTCTACCAAACCAGACAGAAACTCCACAAGCAGCTGTCAGACCCCATCCAGCCCTCCACCTCCAACTACCCCCCCAGCCACTCCCCTCATCTGGGTCGCCCTGGCAATCTAGGCACCTCCCCCACCAAACACCTGGGCACCTCTCCCCGCTCCTCTGATTGGCTGACAAAGTCACCGCTGCCCACCATCATTGGCTCCCCCACCAAG CCCATCTCGGCTCCATTCAAGATCCCTAAGACGCAGGCGTCCTGTAACCTGATGGCCCTGGCAGACAGTCCCACACCCACTAAGACCCTGGCGGACGCACGGGACATCTGTGCCCACCACTGCACCCCCTATCCCAGTGGGCGCCAGTCTGCCCCTGAGGCCAGTAGGACCAACTTTGGCAG GTCTGTCAGTACTGGCCGTCTGTCTGAACAGCCAATCAGAATCACTCTAGGGGGACAGCCCTACCAGGGAAGCACGGACAGCCTCAACACAGAGCGGCCCATGGATACAG TGGGCTCCAACAGTTCGGCAGGCTCCCTGTGCTCCACCAGTGGGCGAGTTTATGTGGGCTCTCCTCCAGGCATGGCAATTGGGACCCCTCCCCAAGGGGGGGCAGAGGCAGGTCCCAGCAGCCTACGCTATGTCCCTTACGGTACCTCTCCCCCCAGCCTGGATGGATTCATCACCTTCGAGGCCCCAGAGCTACCTGAGGAGACACTCATGGAG CGAGAGCACACAGACACTCTGATGCACCTACGGATGATGCTGTCCTTCACTGACTGTGTCCTGGATATCGCAGCGGTGCGAGCAGGAGGGGCAGACTTGGGTATATCGGCtgcctccctctacccccctcaGGAGAGTGTGGTAGTGGACCAGATCAGCCAGCTCAGCAAGGAGTGGGG GCAGGTGGAGCAGCTGGTGCTGTACATGAAGGCTGCCCAGCTCCtagcctcctccctccacctggcCAAGGCCCAGATTAAATCAGCCAAGCTCAACCCCTCCAGTGCAGTCAAGCAGG TGGTGAAGAGTCTGAACGAGCGTTACAAGAGCTGCATCTCCCTGTGTCGTCGGCTCACAGACAAGCTGAACCACTTCTTCTCCGACAAGCAGCGCTTTGTAGACGAGATCAACAGTGTGACCGCAGAGAAACTCATCTACAACCACGCTGTGGAAACAGTGCAGTCTGCAGCTCTGGATGAGATGTTTCAGCAGACGGAGGACATAGCCTACCGCTACAACAAGGCTGCCATGCTGCTAGATGGCCTCTCCAAGATCCTCCAGGACCCTGCAGACATTGAAAATGTGGCCAAGT ACAAGGCCAGTGTGGACCGGAGAATCTCTGCCCTCTGCTACTGCACTGTCACACTGTACGAGtag
- the LOC106612954 gene encoding serine/threonine-protein kinase ULK2 isoform X1 yields METVGDFEYSRKDLVGHGAFAVVFKGRHRKKTDWEVAVKSITKKNLSKSQILLGKEIKILKELQHENIVALYDVQETPNSVFLVMEYCNGGDLADYLQAKGTLREDTLRVFLQQIAAAMRILNSKGIIHRDLKPQNILLSYTSRKRSSINGIRIKIADFGFARYLQSNMMAATLCGSPMYMAPEVIMSQNYDAKADMWSIGTVVYQCLVGKPPFQANSPQDLRMFYEKNKSLLPIIPRETSPPLGNLLLGLLQRNQKDRMDFDAFFSHPFLDPVSAIKKSCPVPVPNCPSAVTDITCGSSPSVRYNSPASLPDMQTLPEDCLSSPPLGPPNYLQLSKESGGSTSSKNSSSDTDDFVLVPHLSTESYDQPMGAVGRRASAEWCGGQPQTTGQTPMVSPRAETTPIPVPTQVRNYQRIKQNLSNSPTTTLYSSPRSGTVRRSNTSPMGFPKVGSGSASSADCSPQMTGRRLSVGSSRPYSPSPLVGTIPEQLGHCCCGHTKGHESRSRSSSGGSPVPSSQLLGARLQSAPTLTEVYQTRQKLHKQLSDPIQPSTSNYPPSHSPHLGRPGNLGTSPTKHLGTSPRSSDWLTKSPLPTIIGSPTKPISAPFKIPKTQASCNLMALADSPTPTKTLADARDICAHHCTPYPSGRQSAPEASRTNFGRSVSTGRLSEQPIRITLGGQPYQGSTDSLNTERPMDTAPAGPFGLAQLQGGAASPRTVLFTVGSPPNSSTPPTCSHLGTRPRTTSVGSNSSAGSLCSTSGRVYVGSPPGMAIGTPPQGGAEAGPSSLRYVPYGTSPPSLDGFITFEAPELPEETLMEREHTDTLMHLRMMLSFTDCVLDIAAVRAGGADLGISAASLYPPQESVVVDQISQLSKEWGQVEQLVLYMKAAQLLASSLHLAKAQIKSAKLNPSSAVKQVVKSLNERYKSCISLCRRLTDKLNHFFSDKQRFVDEINSVTAEKLIYNHAVETVQSAALDEMFQQTEDIAYRYNKAAMLLDGLSKILQDPADIENVAKYKASVDRRISALCYCTVTLYE; encoded by the exons CCAAGGGGACACTGAGAGAAGACACTCTGAGGGTGTTCCTCCAGCAGATAGCAGCAGCAATGAGGATCCTCAATAGTAAAGGCATCATCCACCGAGACCTGAAACCACAGAACATCCTGCTGTCATACACGAGCCGCAAGAGATCCAGCATCAACGGCATCCGCATCAAAATAG CTGACTTTGGCTTCGCACGATATCTCCAGAGCAACATGATGGCTGCCACACTGTGTGGTTCCCCCATGTACATG GCCCCGGAAGTGATCATGTCTCAGAACTATGACGCCAAGGCAGACATGTGGAGCATTGGGACGGTTGTCTACCAGTGTCTCGTAGGGAAGCCACCTTTCCag gccaACAGTCCCCAGGACCTGAGGATGTTCTATGAGAAGAACAAGTCGCTGCTGCCCAT CATCCCGAGGGAGACGTCTCCTCCCCTTGGCAACCTGTTGCTAGGCCTGCTGCAGAGGAACCAGAAGGACAGGATGGACTTCG ATGCATTTTTCAGCCATCCTTTCTTAGATCCAGTATCTGCCATCAAAAAAT CATGTCCTGTTCCAGTACCCAACTGCCCTAGCGCTGTGACCGACATCACCTGTGGCAGCTCGCCCTCTGTTCGCTACAACTCCCCTGCC TCTCTCCCAGACATGCAGACGTTACCTGAGGACTGTCTGTCATCGCCCCCCCTGGGCCCTCCAAACTACCTGCAGCTGTCTAAGGAGTCTGGAGGAAGCACCAGCAGCAAGAACTCTTCCAGCGACACGGATGACTTCGTCCTGGTGCCACACCTCTCCACAGAGTCGT ATGACCAGCCAATGGGAGCAGTGGGGCGTCGGGCGTCCGCAGAGTGGTGTGGAGG GCAGCCGCAGACCACCGGACAGACCCCCATGGTGTCCCCTCGGGCAGAGACCACCCCCATCCCTGTGCCCACCCAGGTGCGGAACTACCAGCGCATCAAGCAGAACCTCTCCAACAGCCCCACCACCACGCTTTACAGCTCCCCCAG GTCTGGTACAGTGAGGCGGTCCAACACCAGTCCCATGGGTTTCCCTAAGGTTGGCTCTGGGTCCGCCAGCTCTGCAGACTGCAGCCCTCAGATGACAGGCAGACGTCTCTCCGTAGGCAGCTCCCGCCCATACTCCCCCTCACCTCTGG TGGGCACAATCCCAGAGCAGCTGGGTCACTGTTGCTGTGGACACACTAAGGGCCATGAGTCCCGCAGCCGCAGCTCCTCAGGAG GTTCTCCAGTGCCGTCGTCCCAGTTACTGGGGGCTCGCCTTCAGAGTGCCCCCACCCTTACCGAGGTCTACCAAACCAGACAGAAACTCCACAAGCAGCTGTCAGACCCCATCCAGCCCTCCACCTCCAACTACCCCCCCAGCCACTCCCCTCATCTGGGTCGCCCTGGCAATCTAGGCACCTCCCCCACCAAACACCTGGGCACCTCTCCCCGCTCCTCTGATTGGCTGACAAAGTCACCGCTGCCCACCATCATTGGCTCCCCCACCAAG CCCATCTCGGCTCCATTCAAGATCCCTAAGACGCAGGCGTCCTGTAACCTGATGGCCCTGGCAGACAGTCCCACACCCACTAAGACCCTGGCGGACGCACGGGACATCTGTGCCCACCACTGCACCCCCTATCCCAGTGGGCGCCAGTCTGCCCCTGAGGCCAGTAGGACCAACTTTGGCAG GTCTGTCAGTACTGGCCGTCTGTCTGAACAGCCAATCAGAATCACTCTAGGGGGACAGCCCTACCAGGGAAGCACGGACAGCCTCAACACAGAGCGGCCCATGGATACAG ccCCGGCAGGACCGTTTGGGCTGGCTCAGCTTCAGGGCGGGGCGGCGAGTCCCCGGACCGTTCTCTTCACCGTGGGCTCGCCCCCCAACAGCAGCACCCCCCCTACCTGCAGCCACCTGGGCACCCGGCCGCGCACCACCTCAG TGGGCTCCAACAGTTCGGCAGGCTCCCTGTGCTCCACCAGTGGGCGAGTTTATGTGGGCTCTCCTCCAGGCATGGCAATTGGGACCCCTCCCCAAGGGGGGGCAGAGGCAGGTCCCAGCAGCCTACGCTATGTCCCTTACGGTACCTCTCCCCCCAGCCTGGATGGATTCATCACCTTCGAGGCCCCAGAGCTACCTGAGGAGACACTCATGGAG CGAGAGCACACAGACACTCTGATGCACCTACGGATGATGCTGTCCTTCACTGACTGTGTCCTGGATATCGCAGCGGTGCGAGCAGGAGGGGCAGACTTGGGTATATCGGCtgcctccctctacccccctcaGGAGAGTGTGGTAGTGGACCAGATCAGCCAGCTCAGCAAGGAGTGGGG GCAGGTGGAGCAGCTGGTGCTGTACATGAAGGCTGCCCAGCTCCtagcctcctccctccacctggcCAAGGCCCAGATTAAATCAGCCAAGCTCAACCCCTCCAGTGCAGTCAAGCAGG TGGTGAAGAGTCTGAACGAGCGTTACAAGAGCTGCATCTCCCTGTGTCGTCGGCTCACAGACAAGCTGAACCACTTCTTCTCCGACAAGCAGCGCTTTGTAGACGAGATCAACAGTGTGACCGCAGAGAAACTCATCTACAACCACGCTGTGGAAACAGTGCAGTCTGCAGCTCTGGATGAGATGTTTCAGCAGACGGAGGACATAGCCTACCGCTACAACAAGGCTGCCATGCTGCTAGATGGCCTCTCCAAGATCCTCCAGGACCCTGCAGACATTGAAAATGTGGCCAAGT ACAAGGCCAGTGTGGACCGGAGAATCTCTGCCCTCTGCTACTGCACTGTCACACTGTACGAGtag